In Myxococcus stipitatus, the following are encoded in one genomic region:
- a CDS encoding vWA domain-containing protein has protein sequence MAGHEAVVRPFSDVHRMGNKVVATLLHDPTVEGLDVALYMDGSASMEDEYGPRGVLAKLAPVKNLVEPQMRWMLEYLASKDRDGQVRVAYWATGDGSQLEEVGLLSAVQAKDFRFPGPRFYGKATVMLPVLRDFVAHMKQQSQQGARRGLAVIITDSQLSDGNDVRAYATQVAKEIAAGRLPRMSFVFVGVGDQVDEEQMEEISHETYPGVGHLWCHRIADRMEEMAELVAVLVDETMTVAAGGTVYDEKGRTLKAYEGRLPAVLEFDVPAECKAFTLEVAGQRFTQPIPEEHEDEDHPEEEEAPEPARAPEPTPSRKHGRHRH, from the coding sequence ATGGCTGGACACGAAGCGGTTGTCCGTCCGTTCTCGGACGTGCACCGGATGGGGAACAAGGTGGTGGCCACGCTGCTGCACGACCCCACGGTGGAGGGGTTGGACGTGGCCCTCTACATGGACGGCTCCGCGAGCATGGAGGACGAGTACGGTCCTCGCGGCGTGCTGGCGAAGCTGGCGCCGGTGAAGAACCTGGTCGAGCCGCAGATGCGGTGGATGCTGGAGTACCTGGCCAGCAAGGACCGCGATGGGCAGGTGCGCGTGGCGTACTGGGCCACGGGCGACGGCAGCCAGTTGGAGGAAGTGGGCTTGTTGTCGGCGGTGCAGGCCAAGGACTTCCGCTTCCCGGGGCCGCGCTTCTACGGCAAGGCCACGGTGATGCTGCCGGTGCTCCGGGACTTCGTGGCGCACATGAAGCAGCAGTCGCAGCAAGGGGCCCGGCGAGGGTTGGCGGTCATCATCACCGACTCACAGCTGTCGGACGGCAATGACGTGCGGGCCTACGCCACGCAGGTGGCGAAGGAGATCGCCGCGGGCCGGCTGCCTCGGATGAGCTTCGTCTTCGTGGGCGTGGGCGACCAGGTCGACGAGGAGCAGATGGAGGAGATCTCCCACGAAACCTATCCCGGGGTGGGGCACCTGTGGTGCCACCGCATCGCCGACCGCATGGAGGAGATGGCGGAGTTGGTGGCGGTGCTCGTGGACGAGACGATGACGGTGGCGGCGGGCGGCACCGTCTACGACGAGAAGGGACGGACCTTGAAGGCGTACGAGGGCCGGCTCCCCGCGGTGCTCGAGTTCGACGTCCCCGCCGAGTGCAAGGCGTTCACCCTGGAGGTCGCGGGGCAGCGCTTCACCCAGCCCATCCCCGAGGAACACGAGGACGAGGACCACCCCGAGGAGGAAGAGGCACCGGAGCCCGCGCGGGCCCCGGAGCCCACCCCTTCTCGCAAGCACGGCCGCCATCGTCACTAG
- a CDS encoding vWA domain-containing protein, with product MGHEKPVEPFSDLHVEEGKVRAVLLHDPTVEGLDVAIYMDASGSMEEEYAYKRPNRSFLEWLRGAPLKEAANQVEPQVQWMLEYLATKDRNGMLRVAYWACGQTGKDVEVLGELKGVDVQQYKFPGAKKPGGHTFLAPALKDYVQYLKAQVPKGAKRGCAVIVTDGQLHDAEEVERFSAQVAKDIVAGRLPRLNFVLVGVGDGVDEAQLERIAHMEFRGVGHLWCHRIAKEISQVAELVAVLVDENMTVAAGGTIYDDKGQVLKTYEGRLPAVLEFDIPEGAESFTLEVNGQRFKQPLPDDDHHDEDEDHH from the coding sequence ATGGGCCACGAGAAGCCGGTCGAGCCGTTTTCGGATCTGCACGTCGAAGAGGGGAAAGTCCGTGCGGTGCTGTTGCATGACCCCACCGTCGAGGGGTTGGACGTCGCCATCTACATGGACGCGTCCGGCAGCATGGAGGAGGAGTACGCGTACAAGCGCCCCAACCGCTCCTTCCTGGAGTGGCTGCGAGGAGCGCCCCTGAAGGAGGCCGCCAATCAGGTGGAGCCGCAGGTGCAGTGGATGCTGGAGTACCTGGCCACCAAGGACCGCAACGGGATGCTGCGCGTCGCCTACTGGGCGTGTGGACAGACGGGCAAGGACGTGGAGGTGCTGGGCGAGCTCAAGGGCGTGGACGTCCAGCAGTACAAGTTCCCGGGAGCCAAGAAGCCCGGCGGGCACACGTTCCTGGCGCCCGCGTTGAAGGACTACGTGCAGTACCTGAAGGCCCAGGTGCCGAAGGGCGCCAAGCGCGGCTGCGCGGTCATCGTCACGGATGGACAGCTCCATGACGCCGAGGAGGTCGAGCGCTTCTCCGCGCAGGTGGCCAAGGACATCGTCGCGGGGCGCTTGCCCCGGCTGAACTTCGTGCTCGTGGGCGTGGGTGATGGCGTGGACGAGGCCCAGCTCGAGCGAATCGCCCACATGGAGTTCCGCGGCGTGGGCCACCTGTGGTGCCACCGCATCGCGAAGGAGATTTCGCAGGTCGCGGAGCTGGTGGCCGTGCTGGTCGACGAGAACATGACCGTGGCCGCGGGCGGCACCATCTACGACGACAAGGGTCAGGTGCTGAAGACGTACGAGGGCCGTCTGCCGGCGGTGCTCGAGTTCGACATCCCCGAGGGCGCGGAGAGCTTCACGCTGGAGGTGAACGGCCAGCGCTTCAAGCAACCCCTGCCGGACGACGACCACCACGACGAAGACGAGGACCACCACTGA
- a CDS encoding nucleoside deaminase codes for MRPDEIRFLHQAIEAARRARARGDHPFGAVLVDARGQVLLEGENTVVTQRDCTGHAESNLMRDATKRFSPEELAGLTMYASTEPCAMCAGAIYWGGVRRVVFALSSAQFAGMVGPGAGGLAMSSREVLERGSIPTQVEGPVELPEARDVHAGFWG; via the coding sequence GCGCGCCGCGCCCGTGCGCGAGGTGACCATCCCTTTGGCGCCGTGCTGGTGGATGCCCGGGGACAGGTGCTGCTCGAGGGAGAGAACACCGTGGTGACGCAGCGCGATTGCACGGGTCACGCGGAGTCCAACCTCATGCGGGACGCGACGAAGCGCTTCTCTCCGGAGGAGCTCGCGGGCCTGACGATGTACGCCAGCACGGAGCCGTGCGCGATGTGCGCGGGCGCCATCTACTGGGGCGGCGTGCGGCGGGTGGTCTTCGCCCTGTCCTCGGCGCAGTTCGCGGGGATGGTGGGCCCGGGCGCCGGAGGGCTCGCCATGTCGAGCCGTGAAGTCTTGGAGCGAGGCAGCATCCCCACGCAGGTGGAAGGCCCCGTGGAGCTCCCCGAAGCCCGCGACGTCCACGCCGGCTTCTGGGGCTGA
- a CDS encoding heavy metal translocating P-type ATPase, with amino-acid sequence MSEQNHRNPQDNHVHGPECRHDHGHGDGSTLAAEKPAAAKPRFKDLKVVGTKSVETAHVHGPGCEHDHDGAHSHGGGHVHGPGCKHDHAHGDGHEHGPGCGHDHGHGDGHDHAHGAGCDHDHGAHGHHHPKPKRIRPPGYRAAEGGGVALQLDLEGALPGETDDLGRFQKLEAALEAQHGVIDVHLRRDQGYPEVCLHYNPGLVSAATLLATAQRTGAQVAKRYKSHTWFVRGMTSADSATAIEHGLGKLTGVLSASVAYASERLVVEYDSETVSLKDIEAQAKSLGYTLEVPSHGHACSHHAHGGGLAPLLEMPLVVAAGVLLVAGWGLEHFVPSLTWAPTAAWALSIVSGGFFAIRGSVKSLLQLRIDIETMMVVAALGAAVLGSWFEGAFLLFLFSAGHALEHRAMDRARRSIESLGALRPEVARVRRNGELVEVPVAQVLRGDRVIVRPGDRVPLDGIIREGKSSLEQAAITGESMPVPKQPGDEVFSGTVNCEALLEVEVTRLSSESVLARVVDMVAEAEAQKGPNQRFAQRLERTFAPLVMIGAVAFPVVLVLMGTPLKEAILRAVSLLVAASPCALAISTPSAVLSAVAAAARGGVLIKGGIYLELLGKVNAIAFDKTGTLTVGKPKLLSTAPMEGVTEEELLTTAASVEALSAHPLAHAIVEAAASRGLKPTAGSDMEAIHGKGLRAKVGDAVVDVGSLALFAGDDVPADLRAKVDRLEESGQTTMVVRRAGSYLGVLGVADTVRAGARHVISTLKQQGIRRTVMLSGDNSRVAESIAAQVGLDEARAPLMPADKVTAVRELGREGSVAMVGDGVNDAPALAAAAVGVAMGGAGSDAALETADVVLMSDDLSRLPFAVSLARQATAVMKQNLVIALGVSGVLIVATLLGLTKISHAVVLHEGSTLLVVANGLRLLALRPKVLGSTPLPSMEIAPAPRP; translated from the coding sequence ATGTCCGAGCAGAACCATCGCAATCCCCAGGACAACCACGTCCACGGTCCCGAGTGTCGGCATGACCACGGGCATGGCGACGGGTCCACGCTCGCGGCGGAGAAGCCCGCCGCCGCGAAGCCCCGGTTCAAGGACCTCAAGGTCGTGGGAACCAAGAGCGTGGAGACGGCACACGTCCACGGCCCGGGGTGCGAGCACGACCACGACGGCGCACACTCGCACGGCGGCGGACACGTGCATGGTCCGGGGTGCAAGCACGACCATGCCCACGGCGATGGACATGAGCACGGCCCGGGTTGCGGTCATGACCACGGCCACGGAGATGGGCACGACCACGCGCACGGCGCGGGATGCGACCACGACCATGGCGCGCATGGCCATCACCATCCGAAGCCGAAGCGCATCCGGCCCCCCGGATATCGCGCGGCGGAGGGTGGCGGCGTCGCCCTCCAGCTCGACCTCGAGGGCGCGCTCCCAGGTGAGACGGACGACCTGGGCCGGTTCCAGAAGTTGGAGGCCGCGCTCGAGGCGCAGCACGGTGTCATCGATGTCCACCTGCGCCGGGACCAGGGCTACCCGGAGGTCTGCCTCCACTACAACCCGGGGCTGGTGAGCGCGGCGACGCTGCTCGCGACGGCGCAGCGCACGGGCGCGCAGGTGGCGAAGCGGTACAAGAGCCACACCTGGTTCGTGCGGGGGATGACCTCGGCCGACTCGGCCACGGCCATCGAGCATGGACTCGGCAAGCTGACGGGGGTGCTGTCGGCGAGCGTGGCGTATGCCAGCGAGCGGCTCGTCGTCGAGTACGACAGCGAGACCGTCTCCCTGAAGGACATCGAGGCGCAGGCGAAGTCCCTGGGCTACACGCTGGAGGTCCCCAGCCACGGGCACGCGTGTTCGCACCATGCACACGGGGGTGGCCTGGCGCCGCTGCTGGAGATGCCGTTGGTGGTGGCCGCGGGTGTGCTGCTGGTCGCCGGCTGGGGGCTGGAGCACTTCGTGCCTTCCCTCACCTGGGCGCCCACGGCGGCGTGGGCGCTGTCCATCGTGAGCGGTGGGTTCTTCGCCATCCGCGGCTCGGTGAAGTCGCTGCTCCAGCTTCGCATCGACATCGAGACGATGATGGTCGTCGCGGCCCTGGGCGCGGCGGTGCTGGGCTCCTGGTTCGAGGGAGCCTTCCTGCTCTTCCTCTTCAGCGCGGGTCACGCGTTGGAGCATCGGGCGATGGACCGCGCGCGGCGCTCCATCGAGTCGCTCGGGGCGCTGCGTCCCGAGGTGGCTCGCGTGCGCCGTAACGGCGAGCTGGTCGAAGTCCCCGTGGCGCAGGTGCTCCGAGGGGACCGCGTCATCGTCCGCCCGGGAGACCGCGTCCCGCTCGACGGCATCATCCGCGAGGGCAAGAGTTCCCTGGAGCAGGCCGCCATCACCGGCGAGTCCATGCCCGTCCCGAAGCAACCAGGGGACGAGGTGTTCTCCGGCACGGTCAACTGCGAGGCGCTCCTCGAGGTGGAGGTCACCCGGCTCTCCTCGGAGTCGGTGCTCGCGCGAGTGGTGGACATGGTGGCCGAGGCCGAGGCCCAGAAGGGCCCCAACCAGCGCTTCGCCCAGCGGCTGGAGCGGACCTTCGCCCCGCTGGTGATGATTGGCGCGGTCGCATTCCCCGTGGTGCTGGTGCTGATGGGCACGCCGCTGAAGGAGGCGATTCTTCGCGCGGTCTCGCTGCTGGTGGCCGCGTCGCCGTGTGCGCTCGCCATCTCCACGCCGTCGGCCGTGTTGTCCGCCGTCGCCGCCGCCGCGCGTGGGGGCGTGCTCATCAAGGGCGGCATCTACCTGGAGCTGCTCGGCAAGGTGAACGCCATCGCGTTCGACAAGACGGGCACGTTGACGGTGGGCAAGCCGAAGCTGCTCAGCACGGCCCCGATGGAGGGCGTGACGGAGGAGGAGCTGCTGACCACGGCGGCCTCGGTGGAGGCGCTCTCCGCGCATCCCCTGGCCCACGCCATCGTCGAAGCGGCGGCGTCGCGGGGACTCAAGCCCACGGCGGGCAGCGACATGGAGGCCATCCACGGCAAGGGCCTGCGCGCGAAGGTGGGCGACGCGGTCGTCGACGTGGGCAGCCTCGCGCTCTTCGCGGGGGACGACGTCCCCGCCGACCTCCGCGCGAAGGTGGACCGGCTGGAGGAGTCAGGGCAGACGACGATGGTGGTGCGCAGGGCGGGCAGCTACCTCGGGGTGCTTGGGGTGGCGGACACGGTGCGCGCCGGAGCACGGCATGTCATCTCCACGCTCAAGCAGCAGGGCATCCGCCGCACGGTGATGCTGTCGGGTGACAACTCGCGCGTGGCGGAGTCCATCGCCGCGCAGGTGGGGCTCGACGAGGCTCGGGCGCCATTGATGCCGGCCGACAAGGTGACGGCGGTCCGGGAGCTGGGGCGCGAGGGTTCGGTGGCGATGGTGGGCGACGGCGTCAACGACGCACCGGCCCTGGCCGCCGCGGCGGTGGGCGTGGCCATGGGTGGCGCGGGCTCGGACGCGGCGCTGGAGACGGCGGACGTGGTGCTGATGAGTGATGACCTGTCGCGGCTGCCCTTCGCGGTCAGCCTGGCCCGTCAGGCCACGGCGGTGATGAAGCAGAACCTGGTCATCGCGCTGGGCGTCAGCGGCGTGCTCATCGTCGCGACGCTCCTGGGACTCACGAAGATCAGCCACGCCGTGGTGCTGCATGAAGGCAGCACGCTGCTCGTGGTGGCCAACGGGCTGAGGTTGCTCGCGCTCCGGCCCAAGGTGCTGGGCTCCACGCCGCTTCCCTCGATGGAAATCGCTCCCGCGCCCCGTCCATGA
- a CDS encoding APC family permease, which produces MAGHSAKAAPARRATMSVWSVAALGIGSMVGAGIFALLGQAALLVGPETWLAFALAGVVAVLSGYSYAKLSARYPSSGGITLFFEEAFGRGVVSGTLSLIYLVTLVISVAMVAKTFGAYATKLFIPSGGHGWFAVFGSLIVILLAALNIAGSGAVGRAEVVLVSIKLVILAVLLAAGLWSMASGGTRDTSADVHMGLTTLVSSVGLCFFAYSGFGMMANAGADVANPKKTIPHAIYLAIGVVTLLYVGLSITVLALVPPDQLARDADTAVAQAARPVLGNAGFTVVALGALLATASAINATLFAALNVSAALARSDQLPKAFSTRFGHQGTQGFLWGVVAILVMVNTLSLGAIANIASATFLICYLAAHVACWKLARQTGASKAVVGTGLALMAIVLVTFLISTGKKQPLSLLLIVIAVAGSALVQWLIQSKHHGGVPHAPTR; this is translated from the coding sequence ATGGCTGGACACTCGGCGAAGGCAGCACCCGCCCGGCGCGCGACGATGAGCGTCTGGTCCGTGGCGGCGCTGGGCATCGGCTCGATGGTGGGCGCGGGCATCTTCGCGTTGCTCGGACAAGCGGCCCTCCTGGTGGGCCCGGAGACCTGGCTCGCCTTCGCGCTCGCGGGTGTCGTCGCAGTCCTGTCCGGTTACTCGTACGCGAAGCTCAGCGCCCGCTATCCCAGCTCCGGCGGCATCACCCTCTTCTTCGAGGAGGCCTTCGGCCGAGGCGTCGTCTCGGGGACCCTCTCGCTCATCTACCTGGTCACCCTCGTCATCAGCGTCGCCATGGTGGCGAAGACCTTCGGCGCCTATGCCACCAAGCTGTTCATCCCCTCCGGGGGCCACGGCTGGTTCGCCGTCTTCGGCTCGCTCATCGTCATCCTGCTCGCGGCGCTCAACATCGCCGGCTCGGGCGCGGTGGGGCGCGCCGAGGTCGTCCTCGTGTCCATCAAGCTCGTCATCCTCGCCGTCCTGCTCGCCGCCGGGCTCTGGTCCATGGCCAGCGGCGGGACTCGTGACACGAGCGCGGACGTCCACATGGGCTTGACCACCCTCGTCTCCAGCGTGGGCCTGTGCTTCTTCGCCTACTCGGGCTTCGGGATGATGGCCAACGCGGGCGCGGACGTGGCCAATCCGAAGAAGACCATCCCCCACGCCATCTACCTGGCCATCGGCGTGGTCACCCTGCTGTATGTGGGCCTGTCCATCACCGTGCTCGCGCTCGTGCCTCCGGACCAGCTCGCGCGAGACGCGGACACCGCCGTGGCCCAGGCGGCGCGGCCGGTGCTCGGCAACGCGGGCTTCACCGTCGTCGCGCTCGGCGCGCTGCTCGCCACCGCGTCCGCCATCAACGCCACGCTGTTCGCGGCGCTCAACGTCTCCGCCGCGCTCGCCCGCTCCGACCAGCTCCCCAAGGCCTTCAGCACGCGCTTCGGACACCAGGGCACGCAGGGCTTCCTCTGGGGCGTGGTGGCCATCCTCGTCATGGTGAACACCCTGAGCCTGGGCGCCATCGCCAACATCGCCAGCGCCACCTTCCTCATCTGCTACCTCGCCGCCCACGTCGCCTGCTGGAAGCTGGCGCGACAGACGGGCGCGTCCAAGGCCGTGGTCGGCACGGGCCTTGCCCTCATGGCCATCGTCCTGGTGACCTTCCTCATCAGCACGGGGAAGAAGCAGCCCCTCTCGCTGCTGCTCATCGTCATCGCCGTCGCGGGCAGCGCGCTCGTCCAGTGGCTCATCCAATCCAAGCACCACGGAGGAGTGCCTCACGCGCCAACGCGCTGA